A stretch of the Halomonas sp. BDJS001 genome encodes the following:
- the phnX gene encoding phosphonoacetaldehyde hydrolase, protein MQYQTPQHLQAVICDWAGTLVDFGSFAPTQIFVEAFAELGVAISLEEARGPMGMGKWDHIRTLCNHPEIAERFVRAVGHAPSDDDVTALYERFMPLQIAKIADHSAVIPGALDTLTTLRAQGLKIGSCSGYPAVVMEKVVALAADNGLHVDHVVATDDVPNGRPHPAQALANVIALGVSDVAACIKVDDTTPGILEGRSAGMWTVALTCSGNALGLTHKQYQSLSQSERQAAHERVAAQFAPSQPHYCIETIAELPSVVDTINTRLQQGERP, encoded by the coding sequence ATGCAGTATCAAACTCCTCAACATCTTCAAGCGGTTATCTGTGATTGGGCAGGCACGCTGGTCGACTTTGGCTCCTTTGCGCCGACCCAGATCTTTGTCGAAGCGTTCGCTGAGCTGGGTGTGGCGATTAGCCTGGAAGAAGCCCGCGGCCCCATGGGTATGGGTAAGTGGGATCATATTCGCACTCTCTGTAATCATCCGGAGATCGCTGAACGCTTTGTTCGGGCGGTCGGCCATGCGCCTTCCGATGACGATGTTACGGCGCTTTACGAGCGGTTTATGCCCCTGCAAATCGCCAAGATTGCCGACCACTCGGCGGTGATTCCCGGTGCGCTCGACACCTTAACGACGCTGCGCGCCCAGGGGCTGAAAATCGGTTCCTGCTCCGGCTACCCGGCGGTGGTGATGGAAAAAGTGGTCGCCCTGGCGGCGGATAACGGCCTGCACGTCGATCATGTCGTCGCCACCGATGACGTACCCAATGGCCGTCCGCATCCCGCCCAGGCGCTGGCCAATGTGATTGCCCTGGGCGTCAGCGATGTGGCTGCCTGTATTAAAGTCGACGATACCACGCCGGGCATTCTTGAAGGGCGAAGCGCGGGTATGTGGACGGTGGCACTTACCTGCTCAGGCAATGCGCTAGGACTGACGCATAAACAGTACCAATCGCTGAGTCAATCAGAGCGCCAAGCGGCCCATGAGCGCGTCGCTGCCCAGTTCGCTCCTTCGCAACCCCACTACTGCATTGAGACCATTGCCGAGCTACCCAGCGTGGTCGATACCATCAATACACGTCTTCAACAGGGAGAGCGTCCTTGA
- a CDS encoding putative 2-aminoethylphosphonate ABC transporter ATP-binding protein, which translates to MHTTMTSLLAADSPAVMTPTMPHLRIDTVTKQFGNFTALDGISLTINEGEFVCFLGPSGCGKTTLLRTIAGLTRQTSGTLIQRDKDISRLPTQARDFGIVFQSYALFPNLTVFNNIAYGLRNRRDDRARINARVAELLALVNLTGSENKYPAALSGGQQQRVALARALATEPGLLLLDEPLSALDARVRGHLRSQIKALQARLGVTTIMVTHDQEEALTMADRIVVMNHGVIEQVGTPAEIYHQPASAFVASFIGSMNFLDVTVRSRDGAQVGSMLCACLPHTLEVGQAAQLAIRPEAVALSREAGALKGEVVGNEFLGPFQRVSLRLAETDQTLIADVPSRDSSDLSLFVGQMLSIHLPAEAARLYPAGSSQQ; encoded by the coding sequence ATGCACACCACCATGACGTCGCTGCTGGCGGCTGATTCGCCAGCGGTGATGACCCCTACGATGCCGCACTTACGTATCGATACCGTCACCAAGCAGTTTGGAAACTTCACTGCGCTGGACGGTATTTCCCTGACCATTAACGAAGGTGAGTTTGTCTGCTTTCTGGGCCCCTCCGGCTGCGGCAAAACCACTCTGCTGCGTACCATTGCAGGGCTAACCCGGCAAACGTCGGGCACACTGATTCAGCGCGACAAGGATATTTCCAGGCTGCCCACCCAGGCGCGGGATTTCGGCATCGTTTTCCAGTCCTATGCGCTGTTTCCCAACCTGACGGTGTTTAACAATATCGCCTATGGGCTGCGCAACCGCCGGGATGACCGGGCGCGTATCAACGCGCGGGTCGCCGAGCTACTCGCCCTGGTCAACTTGACCGGTAGCGAAAACAAGTACCCGGCGGCGCTCTCCGGTGGCCAGCAGCAGCGGGTGGCGCTGGCGCGGGCATTAGCCACCGAGCCAGGGCTGCTGTTACTTGATGAGCCCCTCTCGGCGCTGGATGCCCGGGTGCGCGGCCATCTGCGTAGTCAGATCAAAGCGCTCCAGGCGCGCCTGGGGGTGACCACCATCATGGTGACCCACGACCAGGAAGAGGCGCTGACCATGGCCGACCGCATTGTGGTGATGAACCATGGCGTAATCGAACAAGTGGGTACGCCAGCCGAGATTTACCACCAGCCTGCCAGCGCCTTTGTGGCCTCGTTTATTGGCAGCATGAATTTCCTTGACGTCACCGTGCGGAGCCGCGATGGGGCACAGGTTGGCTCCATGCTTTGCGCCTGCCTGCCGCACACCCTGGAAGTGGGCCAAGCCGCTCAGTTAGCCATCCGCCCGGAAGCCGTGGCGCTTAGCCGTGAAGCGGGAGCGCTGAAGGGCGAAGTGGTCGGCAACGAGTTTTTAGGCCCCTTTCAGCGGGTCTCCCTGCGCCTGGCGGAGACTGACCAAACCCTCATCGCTGATGTGCCCAGCCGGGATAGTAGTGACCTAAGCCTGTTTGTGGGGCAGATGCTATCGATTCACCTGCCCGCGGAAGCTGCCCGCCTGTACCCTGCAGGGAGCAGCCAGCAATGA
- a CDS encoding sulfite exporter TauE/SafE family protein, with translation MLPDYSVIAWLLILFSVYLTGVSKGGFAGGFGTLSVPLMALAISPTQAAGLLLPLLLVMDVFAVKAWWGKQDAKEVWRFVPGLFIGVAVGTLLFDSLSEQGLRLTLGVITLLFAAYMLLKPIAKKPISSRWALPAASVCGFTSFMAHAGAPPLNVYLLPRKLSKETFIATCAVSFAVVNVIKLAPYMWLGEINVTSAWASLLLVPIAWIGVRNGLWLQSRVNEALFYRLVILAMFLVGFNLIWQALK, from the coding sequence ATGCTCCCCGACTACTCCGTGATCGCCTGGCTGCTGATCCTGTTTTCCGTTTACCTGACCGGCGTTTCCAAAGGCGGTTTTGCGGGTGGGTTCGGCACGCTGTCGGTTCCTCTCATGGCGCTGGCAATTAGTCCCACCCAGGCAGCCGGCCTGTTGCTGCCGCTGCTACTGGTGATGGACGTGTTTGCGGTTAAGGCGTGGTGGGGCAAGCAGGACGCCAAGGAGGTCTGGCGCTTTGTACCGGGCTTATTCATTGGCGTGGCAGTGGGAACGCTGCTGTTCGACAGCCTGAGCGAACAGGGCTTGCGCCTGACACTTGGCGTTATCACTTTGCTGTTCGCCGCTTACATGCTGCTGAAGCCCATTGCCAAGAAGCCTATTTCTTCACGTTGGGCGCTGCCCGCCGCCAGTGTCTGCGGCTTTACCAGCTTTATGGCCCATGCGGGCGCGCCGCCGCTAAATGTCTACCTGCTGCCGCGCAAACTCTCTAAAGAGACCTTTATTGCCACCTGCGCAGTCTCCTTTGCGGTGGTCAACGTGATCAAGTTAGCGCCTTATATGTGGCTTGGCGAAATCAACGTCACCAGCGCCTGGGCGTCGCTACTGCTGGTGCCCATCGCCTGGATCGGCGTGCGCAACGGCCTCTGGCTGCAAAGCCGCGTCAACGAAGCGCTGTTTTACCGTCTGGTAATACTGGCCATGTTCTTGGTCGGCTTTAATCTGATTTGGCAGGCACTGAAATAG
- the iolB gene encoding 5-deoxy-glucuronate isomerase yields the protein MSSLLVRPTAPDAQGTVIDVTPISAGWTHVGFRVHKLAKGQRLEASSDNQEVCLVLLTGRAMVTCGEHRFEDIGQRMDIFEQIPPYAVYLPNGVSYAVEATTDLELAVCAAPGHGNHAPRLITPDNIKQSTRGQGTNTRHVHDILPETEPADSLLVVEVFTPAGNWSSYPPHKHDVDNLPHESLLEETYYHRINPAQGFAFQRVYTDDRSLDETMAVENGCCVLVPKGYHPVGAAHGYSLYYLNVMAGPKRAWQFHNDPDHEWLMNA from the coding sequence ATGTCATCCCTACTGGTACGCCCCACCGCCCCAGATGCCCAAGGCACCGTGATTGACGTTACCCCAATATCGGCTGGCTGGACGCACGTTGGCTTTCGGGTGCACAAACTTGCCAAAGGTCAGCGCCTGGAGGCCAGCAGCGATAACCAGGAAGTGTGCTTGGTGCTGCTCACCGGGCGCGCCATGGTAACCTGCGGCGAGCACCGCTTTGAAGATATCGGCCAGCGTATGGATATCTTTGAACAGATTCCGCCTTACGCGGTTTATCTGCCCAATGGGGTTAGCTACGCGGTGGAAGCGACAACGGATTTAGAGCTAGCGGTGTGCGCCGCCCCTGGGCATGGCAACCATGCCCCACGGCTCATCACGCCTGACAACATCAAGCAGAGCACCCGTGGTCAGGGCACCAATACCCGCCATGTGCACGACATCCTGCCGGAAACCGAGCCCGCCGATAGCCTATTAGTAGTCGAAGTATTCACACCTGCGGGTAACTGGTCGAGCTACCCGCCCCACAAACACGATGTGGATAACTTACCCCACGAGTCGCTGCTGGAAGAGACTTACTACCACCGTATCAACCCTGCCCAAGGGTTCGCCTTCCAGCGCGTTTACACCGATGACCGCAGCCTTGATGAAACCATGGCGGTGGAGAACGGTTGCTGTGTGTTGGTACCCAAAGGCTACCACCCAGTGGGCGCGGCTCATGGCTACTCGCTCTACTACTTAAATGTGATGGCGGGGCCCAAGCGGGCGTGGCAATTCCATAACGACCCCGACCACGAGTGGCTAATGAACGCGTAA
- a CDS encoding sugar ABC transporter ATP-binding protein, which produces MASMTAENLTPDSAEFILEVADVRKAFPGVVALDNVQLKVRPGTVHALMGENGAGKSTLMKIIAGVYIPDQGEVRLKGQPLTLQGPLDALEAGIAMIHQELNLMPFMTIAENIWIRREPLNAFGMINHDKMNQMTEALFERLGIDMDPEMEVRKLTVAGRQMIEIAKAVSYESDVLIMDEPTSSLADREVEHLFRIISDLRAQGKGIIYITHKMDEVFEIADDISVFRDGQFIYSAAASDMTSNEIIKLMVGREVTQMFPKEDVPIGDVVLSVHNLCLEGVFEDISFQVRAGEILGLAGLVGSGRTNIAETLFGVTPPTSGSIAIDGKKHVISSPHQAMLRGLALLTEDRKETGLFLGLSVEENMEMAVLRDGYTRGTFVEQSRLDQECDAMKERLSVKTPSMEERIGNLSGGNQQKVLIGRWLMTKPRILILDEPTRGVDVGAKAEIHKLITELVKQGVAVIMISSELPEVLGMSDRIMVMHQGRVTGFLDRSEANQVNIMELASSPVAPPVVEA; this is translated from the coding sequence ATGGCGTCAATGACCGCAGAAAACCTGACTCCCGATAGCGCCGAGTTCATTCTTGAAGTAGCCGATGTCCGAAAGGCGTTTCCCGGTGTAGTAGCACTGGACAATGTCCAACTAAAAGTTCGTCCAGGCACCGTACATGCCCTGATGGGTGAAAATGGTGCAGGCAAGTCGACCCTGATGAAAATCATCGCTGGCGTCTATATTCCCGATCAAGGAGAGGTTCGTTTAAAGGGCCAGCCGTTGACGTTGCAGGGCCCGTTGGACGCACTGGAAGCCGGGATTGCCATGATCCATCAGGAGCTTAACCTGATGCCATTCATGACTATCGCCGAAAACATTTGGATTCGTCGTGAGCCGCTCAATGCGTTTGGCATGATTAACCACGACAAAATGAACCAGATGACCGAGGCACTTTTTGAGCGTCTGGGCATCGACATGGATCCAGAAATGGAGGTGCGAAAGCTCACCGTCGCTGGCCGTCAGATGATTGAGATTGCCAAGGCAGTCTCATATGAATCCGACGTACTCATCATGGACGAACCGACCTCTTCACTAGCTGACCGCGAAGTGGAGCACCTTTTCAGAATTATCTCTGACCTGCGGGCGCAGGGCAAAGGCATTATCTACATCACTCACAAGATGGATGAAGTGTTCGAGATCGCTGACGATATTTCGGTGTTCCGTGACGGTCAGTTCATTTATTCCGCTGCAGCAAGCGATATGACATCCAACGAGATCATCAAGCTGATGGTTGGACGTGAGGTCACTCAAATGTTCCCCAAAGAAGATGTGCCCATCGGTGATGTAGTGCTGTCGGTACATAACCTCTGCTTAGAGGGGGTCTTTGAAGACATCAGCTTTCAGGTACGTGCAGGAGAGATCCTTGGCCTAGCAGGCCTGGTAGGTTCTGGCCGCACCAATATTGCCGAGACGCTGTTCGGCGTGACCCCTCCCACCTCAGGCAGCATTGCCATTGATGGCAAAAAGCACGTCATCAGTTCACCCCATCAGGCAATGCTGCGCGGCTTGGCGTTACTCACTGAAGATCGTAAGGAAACAGGCTTGTTTCTTGGCCTTTCGGTCGAAGAGAACATGGAAATGGCCGTATTGCGAGACGGTTATACCCGCGGCACGTTCGTTGAGCAGAGTCGGCTCGACCAAGAGTGCGACGCAATGAAGGAACGCCTAAGCGTCAAAACCCCTTCCATGGAAGAACGCATCGGCAACCTCTCCGGCGGCAACCAGCAAAAAGTACTGATCGGCCGCTGGCTGATGACCAAGCCGCGCATCTTGATTTTGGACGAGCCCACCCGCGGGGTAGACGTCGGGGCAAAAGCCGAAATTCACAAATTAATCACCGAGCTGGTCAAGCAAGGTGTGGCAGTGATCATGATCTCTTCCGAACTGCCAGAAGTGTTAGGCATGAGCGACCGCATTATGGTGATGCACCAAGGCAGAGTGACAGGCTTCCTCGACCGCAGTGAGGCCAACCAAGTCAATATCATGGAGCTAGCCTCATCACCGGTGGCACCACCGGTCGTCGAAGCCTGA
- a CDS encoding putative 2-aminoethylphosphonate ABC transporter permease subunit — protein sequence MIANAFSMSLPRPSLESLIRLLALLAGVALLVVGLLFPLVAMLVKSLQDRAGDFIGLANFVHYFQTPALVNSIANSLRVALMTTGVVVGLAFLCAYGITRTCMPGKRLFRMLAILPILAPSLLPAISLVYLFGNQGFLREVLAGHSIYGPIGIVMGMSFWIFPHALMLLTTALTNSDARLYEAAEALGTPKWRTFLTITLPGVRYGLISCLFVVFTLAITDFGVPKIIGGQFSVLATDVYRQVVGQQNFQMGAVVSVILLLPAVLSFIVDRWIQRRQVAQLSARAVPWQPTPCPLRDWVFMLLCYAVAGAIVLVIGTAVYASLIQFWPYNLSITFEHYTFQGMADGGWGAWFNSLKLAFSVALVGTLVIFFNAWLIEKSEGYRPLRQGLHFMAMLPMAVPGMVLGLAYIFFFNQAGNPFNWLYGTLMILVLNTLIHFYTVCHLTSVTALKQLDPEFEAVGASLKVPFWITFSRVTLPVSLPAVLDISVYLFVNAMTTVSAVVFLYNSDTRLASVAVLHLDEAGYFASAAAMAVLIFLTSLVVKLLHTALTYVLLNNAQRWRMAG from the coding sequence ATGATCGCCAACGCCTTCTCAATGTCATTACCCCGACCGTCCCTGGAGTCGCTGATTCGTTTACTGGCACTCCTCGCCGGGGTCGCCTTGCTGGTGGTGGGGCTGCTGTTTCCACTGGTGGCCATGCTGGTGAAAAGCCTGCAAGACCGCGCCGGTGACTTTATCGGCCTGGCTAACTTTGTTCACTATTTTCAGACCCCTGCGCTGGTTAATTCGATTGCCAACTCGTTGCGGGTGGCGCTGATGACCACAGGTGTGGTGGTTGGCTTGGCGTTTCTATGCGCCTACGGGATTACCCGCACCTGCATGCCGGGCAAACGGCTGTTTCGCATGCTGGCGATCCTCCCTATTCTGGCGCCGTCGCTGCTGCCCGCGATCAGCCTTGTTTACCTGTTTGGTAATCAGGGATTTCTGCGTGAGGTGCTGGCAGGCCACTCGATCTATGGGCCAATTGGCATTGTGATGGGCATGAGCTTCTGGATATTTCCCCACGCGCTGATGCTGCTGACCACCGCGCTGACCAACAGCGATGCACGGCTCTACGAAGCGGCCGAAGCGCTGGGTACACCCAAGTGGCGCACCTTTCTGACTATTACATTGCCCGGCGTGCGTTATGGGCTGATTTCTTGCCTGTTTGTGGTGTTTACCCTGGCGATCACCGATTTTGGTGTACCGAAAATCATCGGTGGTCAGTTCAGCGTGCTGGCCACTGATGTCTACCGTCAGGTCGTCGGCCAGCAGAACTTTCAGATGGGCGCGGTGGTCAGCGTGATTCTGCTGCTGCCCGCAGTGCTCTCGTTTATCGTTGACCGCTGGATACAGCGCCGCCAGGTGGCCCAGCTCTCGGCCCGAGCAGTGCCGTGGCAGCCGACCCCCTGCCCGCTGCGGGACTGGGTCTTTATGCTACTTTGCTACGCGGTGGCCGGTGCCATTGTGTTGGTGATCGGCACCGCGGTGTATGCCTCGCTGATACAGTTTTGGCCCTACAACTTGTCGATCACCTTTGAGCACTACACTTTCCAAGGCATGGCCGACGGCGGCTGGGGAGCCTGGTTTAACTCGCTCAAGCTTGCTTTCAGCGTGGCCTTAGTGGGCACGTTGGTGATCTTCTTTAACGCCTGGTTGATCGAAAAGAGTGAAGGCTACCGCCCGCTGCGCCAAGGGCTGCACTTTATGGCCATGCTGCCTATGGCGGTGCCCGGCATGGTGTTGGGGCTTGCCTATATTTTCTTTTTTAACCAGGCGGGCAACCCGTTTAACTGGCTATACGGCACGCTGATGATTCTGGTGCTCAATACCTTGATTCACTTCTACACCGTGTGCCATCTCACCTCGGTCACCGCGCTTAAACAGCTCGATCCCGAGTTTGAAGCGGTGGGGGCCTCCCTCAAGGTACCGTTCTGGATCACGTTCAGCCGCGTGACGCTGCCGGTGTCGCTCCCCGCGGTGCTGGATATCTCGGTGTATCTGTTCGTCAACGCGATGACCACGGTGTCCGCAGTGGTGTTTCTCTACAACAGCGACACCCGGTTGGCCTCAGTGGCCGTGCTGCACCTGGATGAAGCGGGCTACTTCGCCAGCGCGGCGGCCATGGCGGTGCTGATTTTCCTTACCTCGCTGGTGGTGAAGCTGCTGCACACTGCTCTTACTTACGTCCTGTTAAACAACGCCCAGCGCTGGCGCATGGCGGGCTAG
- a CDS encoding EamA family transporter, whose product MSPAALALVLVSVCMHAAWNVLGKRNAPSLASFALAYGAGGTVLIPLLWLGPSLSALPIAFWGWLALSGLCQMLYMGGLAWAYARGDVSVLYPIARALPVVLVPLVSIALLGSRVLDRWDGLGMVLVVAGALCLPLSHPEARRLSTYLTPAMGFALLAAAGTVGYSLIDKQALGLMQGAGHSGLTAGAVFMVLQALMTLTWAVPLLAMLPAERRRLPALRQQGLAMLVATGLMMTSTYGLVLIALALTDEVSYVVALRQLSIPVGVLMGVLWLKEPASRAKAIGTLVMLAGLVLVAL is encoded by the coding sequence TTGAGTCCAGCCGCGCTTGCTCTGGTGCTGGTCTCGGTATGCATGCACGCCGCATGGAACGTGCTGGGCAAACGCAATGCGCCGTCGTTAGCCTCTTTTGCGCTGGCTTACGGGGCGGGCGGGACTGTACTGATTCCTCTGCTATGGTTGGGGCCATCGCTGAGCGCGCTACCCATTGCCTTCTGGGGCTGGCTGGCGCTCTCTGGACTGTGCCAAATGCTCTATATGGGCGGCCTGGCCTGGGCTTACGCCAGGGGGGACGTCAGCGTGCTTTACCCCATCGCCCGGGCACTGCCGGTGGTGCTGGTGCCGCTGGTCTCCATTGCGCTCTTGGGCAGCCGCGTGTTGGATCGCTGGGACGGCCTAGGCATGGTGCTAGTGGTGGCAGGGGCCCTCTGCCTGCCGCTTAGCCACCCCGAGGCGCGCAGGTTATCTACTTATCTCACCCCGGCCATGGGGTTTGCGCTGCTGGCCGCGGCGGGCACGGTGGGCTATTCGCTAATCGATAAGCAGGCGCTGGGGCTGATGCAGGGAGCAGGACATAGTGGGTTAACCGCCGGGGCAGTGTTCATGGTGCTGCAAGCGCTGATGACGCTAACCTGGGCGGTACCCCTGCTGGCAATGCTGCCGGCAGAGCGCCGCCGCCTGCCTGCACTGCGCCAGCAGGGACTTGCCATGCTAGTCGCCACCGGACTGATGATGACCAGCACTTACGGCCTGGTATTAATCGCCTTGGCGCTTACCGACGAGGTGAGTTATGTGGTAGCGCTGCGCCAGCTCTCCATTCCAGTGGGCGTGCTAATGGGGGTGCTGTGGCTGAAGGAGCCCGCATCCAGGGCAAAAGCCATCGGTACGCTGGTGATGTTGGCGGGGTTGGTGCTGGTGGCGCTTTAG
- a CDS encoding 2-aminoethylphosphonate--pyruvate transaminase, producing the protein MIDHIKEPYLLTPGPLTTSHATKAAMLRDWGSWDDGFNQVTVDIRTQLLAMAEAPSDEYACVPMQGSGTFAVESALACAADPSGKVLVLMNGAYGKRAAQLLHMMGRRYVTLDKGDYLPPQADEVAALLQQDLEITAVFLVHCETSSGILNPLEAIADVVHTHGKTLIVDAMSSFGGIPISLTKTPIDVLVSSANKCIEGVPGFGFVIIRKALLVAGKGRAHSLSLDLHDQWAYMERTGQWRFTPPTHTVVAFQAALAQHREEGGVPGRCARYTRNRDALVNGMRALGFNTLLEDEWLSPIITTFLSPPDPAFEFNTFYAALKERGFLIYPGKLTEVESFRIGCIGQLGTTVIAELLRAIQEALADMDVSLITDLSSQSGSA; encoded by the coding sequence ATGATCGATCATATTAAAGAGCCTTATCTATTAACTCCCGGGCCGCTGACGACTTCCCACGCGACCAAAGCCGCCATGCTGCGCGACTGGGGCTCCTGGGATGATGGCTTTAACCAGGTAACGGTCGACATTCGCACCCAGTTACTTGCCATGGCCGAGGCGCCAAGCGACGAATACGCCTGCGTGCCCATGCAGGGCAGTGGCACCTTTGCGGTTGAGAGTGCGCTGGCTTGCGCTGCGGATCCCAGCGGCAAAGTACTGGTGCTGATGAACGGTGCCTACGGTAAGCGCGCGGCGCAGTTGCTCCACATGATGGGGCGTCGCTACGTGACGCTGGATAAAGGCGACTATTTGCCACCACAAGCTGATGAAGTCGCAGCACTGTTGCAGCAAGACCTAGAGATTACCGCGGTATTTCTGGTGCACTGTGAAACCAGCTCGGGCATTTTGAACCCGTTAGAAGCCATCGCTGACGTGGTGCACACCCATGGGAAAACCCTCATCGTCGACGCCATGAGCTCCTTTGGCGGCATCCCCATCAGCCTCACAAAAACACCCATCGATGTGCTGGTTTCTTCTGCCAACAAGTGCATCGAAGGCGTGCCGGGCTTTGGCTTTGTGATTATTCGCAAAGCGCTGCTTGTGGCAGGTAAGGGGCGCGCTCACTCGTTGAGTCTGGATCTGCACGACCAGTGGGCGTATATGGAGCGCACCGGCCAGTGGCGCTTTACGCCGCCCACGCATACTGTGGTGGCTTTTCAGGCGGCGCTTGCCCAGCACCGGGAAGAGGGCGGCGTGCCGGGGCGCTGCGCGCGCTATACCCGCAACCGCGATGCCCTGGTCAACGGTATGCGGGCGCTAGGCTTCAATACGTTGCTGGAAGACGAATGGCTATCGCCGATTATCACGACCTTTTTAAGTCCCCCCGACCCCGCCTTTGAATTTAATACCTTCTATGCGGCGCTCAAGGAGCGCGGTTTTTTGATCTATCCCGGCAAGCTGACCGAGGTCGAAAGCTTTCGCATCGGCTGCATTGGTCAGCTAGGCACCACGGTGATCGCCGAACTGCTACGCGCCATTCAAGAGGCGCTAGCGGATATGGATGTCTCGCTCATAACTGACCTATCTTCACAATCCGGGAGCGCCTAA
- a CDS encoding ABC transporter permease — protein sequence MNNTMEATDHLEVAKKRKKKIPTEVSIFLVLVGIAILFEILGWIVRGDSFLMNPQRLLIMILQMSIIGIIAIGVTQVIITGGIDLSSGSVLALTAMVTASFAQQSDYLRAVYPALTDLPWVLPLLAGLLIGALAGLINGALIAFALIPPFIATLGMMVSARGMARAYTDGQPVSMLTDQFTWIGSGANPVIIFLAVAVLFHIALKYTRYGKYTYAIGANPQAARVSGINVRRHLIMVYAIAGLLAGLAGVVASARAGTGQAGMGLMYELDAIAAAVIGGTSLAGGVGRIAGTVIGALILGVMLSGFTFLGVDAYYQDIVKGAIIVAAVVVDQYRQRRRLKTA from the coding sequence ATGAACAATACAATGGAAGCCACCGACCACCTGGAGGTGGCCAAGAAACGCAAGAAAAAGATTCCCACCGAAGTCAGCATCTTTCTTGTCTTGGTGGGTATTGCAATACTGTTTGAGATTCTAGGCTGGATCGTACGTGGCGACTCTTTCCTGATGAATCCGCAACGCCTGCTGATCATGATTCTTCAGATGTCGATTATCGGCATTATCGCTATCGGGGTTACCCAGGTCATCATCACTGGCGGCATTGACCTTTCGTCCGGGTCGGTACTTGCATTGACGGCAATGGTTACCGCCAGTTTTGCTCAACAGTCAGACTATCTGCGCGCTGTCTACCCGGCACTCACCGATCTACCCTGGGTATTACCCTTATTGGCCGGGCTCTTGATCGGCGCCCTGGCAGGCTTGATCAATGGCGCCTTAATAGCTTTTGCCTTGATTCCCCCCTTCATCGCCACCTTGGGCATGATGGTGAGTGCGCGGGGTATGGCTCGCGCTTATACCGATGGCCAGCCGGTGAGCATGCTTACCGATCAATTCACCTGGATTGGTTCAGGGGCCAACCCTGTGATCATTTTCCTGGCGGTAGCTGTGCTCTTCCATATCGCGCTGAAGTACACCCGCTATGGCAAATACACTTACGCCATCGGTGCCAACCCCCAGGCAGCCCGTGTCTCCGGTATTAATGTGCGGCGCCACCTCATCATGGTGTATGCCATTGCTGGCCTGCTGGCAGGTCTGGCCGGTGTCGTGGCATCAGCTCGCGCGGGTACCGGCCAGGCGGGCATGGGATTGATGTACGAGCTTGATGCCATTGCAGCCGCCGTCATCGGCGGCACCAGCCTAGCGGGCGGGGTGGGTCGCATTGCGGGCACCGTCATCGGCGCACTCATTTTAGGTGTAATGCTAAGCGGCTTCACCTTTTTGGGGGTCGATGCTTACTACCAGGACATCGTGAAAGGCGCCATTATCGTCGCGGCAGTGGTCGTAGATCAGTATCGTCAGCGTCGTCGTTTAAAAACTGCTTAA